Proteins from one Triticum aestivum cultivar Chinese Spring chromosome 7A, IWGSC CS RefSeq v2.1, whole genome shotgun sequence genomic window:
- the LOC123152213 gene encoding uncharacterized protein, giving the protein MATTDWGPIIVAVVLFILLSPGFLFQLPARVRVVEFGNMGTSGFSILVHAILYFCLLTIAVVAIGVHVYASKPGPVG; this is encoded by the coding sequence ATGGCGACGACGGACTGGGGCCCAATCATCGTGGCGGTGGTGCTGTTCATCCTGCTGTCGCCGGGGTTCCTGTTCCAGCTGCCGGCGAGGGTGAGGGTGGTGGAGTTCGGCAACATGGGCACTAGCGGCTTCTCCATCCTCGTCCACGCCATCCTCTACTTCTGCTTGCTCACCATCGCGGTTGTGGCCATCGGAGTGCATGTGTATGCCTCCAAACCCGGTCCAGTAGGGTAA